From the genome of Phytohabitans rumicis, one region includes:
- a CDS encoding ABC transporter ATP-binding protein, with translation MTVLRFAQVSRLYQSGRATVRALDALDLEVAAGELVAVMGPSGSGKSTLLAIGGGLDTPTSGQVWVEDTSLYGLAPGALARLRRDRIGYVFQDFNLVSALTAAENVALPRELAGVPARTARGEALAALAEVGLADEAGRFPDQLSGGQQQRVAIARALIGQRRLLLADEPTGALDSGTGQAVLDLIRARVDAGAAAVLVTHEARFASWADRIVFLRDGRIVDTTGGPDRVEELLVP, from the coding sequence ATGACGGTACTGCGTTTCGCCCAGGTCAGCCGGCTCTACCAGTCCGGCCGGGCCACCGTCCGCGCCTTGGACGCGCTGGACCTCGAGGTCGCCGCCGGCGAACTCGTCGCGGTGATGGGCCCGTCCGGCTCGGGCAAGTCCACCCTGCTGGCGATCGGCGGTGGCCTGGACACCCCGACGTCCGGCCAGGTCTGGGTCGAGGACACCAGCCTCTACGGCCTCGCCCCGGGCGCGCTCGCCAGGCTGCGCCGGGACCGGATCGGGTACGTCTTCCAGGACTTCAACCTGGTCTCCGCGCTCACCGCGGCGGAGAACGTGGCGCTGCCCCGGGAACTGGCCGGCGTGCCGGCGCGTACCGCCCGGGGTGAGGCGCTGGCCGCGCTCGCCGAGGTGGGCCTGGCCGACGAGGCGGGCCGGTTCCCGGACCAGCTCTCCGGCGGCCAGCAGCAGCGGGTGGCGATCGCGCGGGCGCTGATCGGGCAGCGCCGGCTGCTGCTCGCCGACGAGCCGACCGGGGCACTGGACTCCGGCACCGGGCAGGCCGTGCTGGACCTGATCCGGGCCCGGGTGGACGCCGGCGCGGCGGCCGTCCTGGTCACCCACGAGGCGCGGTTCGCCAGCTGGGCGGATCGGATCGTGTTCCTGCGCGACGGGCGCATCGTCGACACCACCGGCGGGCCGGACCGAGTCGAGGAGCTGCTGGTCCCGTGA
- a CDS encoding FtsX-like permease family protein → MTRLVEIAGSWRVAVRVARRTAYRSKARTLLVVLMLALPVFAGTALALSYASTYTSADAEATWRLGRADYKIDGPGADKVLATLPAGSETTRITYGRTVVRADGSYSLRDYEAVDVDHPLTRGMFAVRAGRAPRGPAEVAVSASLAKAVGVGVGDPLWTGLPLRERTVVGLIDSAEELGKPIVVSPADHPLGPSGPHTLVGLPAGGQGWQPPNPATLMTCRDQVGGGRTCTSSFSTFHRPDLRPDAAELATRTAAFVLVVGFAGTQVALLAGAAFAVGARRQRRELAMMGAVGAGPAQVARMVLANGLVLGAFAGVCGVGLGALAYGLNRDRVERIANHPLTEGVLPVPWLVLIALFAVAVGLLAALGPARAAARQSFRSATSGREEASRGDNLVWLVGGLLLAGAGALAALVASGTTDGVVTVTAGTVAVLLGVTAFAPVLVSIAGRAAPRLPLAVRLAARHAARHRLRTAASVAAVCTAVAGSMALMLYHSAESVDSMAIQPTARTGQVLVPAAVAQRLTPERLGELERSLPTRAVVPVRPVAATAAAHTDSAPEYGQTGLPAFPSQLVAVGGAELIRAVTGAQAPPEALETLRRGGVVAFAPSLVDGGTVELIPRDGRPAFRLPATVVPAPDVYTDVPGAVIAEPTAAARKLAVETGGLIVDTTRVPTGAELVAANSVALAAQVEAGEHLPTEITVGSKHSPHRKYGPMFLVLAVISGLVTLAASAVAVGLATAEMRNDLSTLAAVGAGPRLRRRIAAAQAGLIVGLGALLGVAGGIAPAAGMVAFRRDLAWQVPWLPLAITVLAAPVLAVVATTLLTRPRLILVRRMVV, encoded by the coding sequence GTGACACGTCTCGTGGAGATCGCCGGTTCCTGGCGGGTCGCGGTGCGCGTCGCCCGCCGCACGGCGTACCGGAGCAAGGCCCGCACCCTGCTCGTCGTGCTGATGCTGGCGCTGCCGGTGTTCGCCGGCACCGCGCTGGCCCTGTCCTACGCCAGCACGTACACCTCGGCCGACGCCGAAGCGACCTGGCGGCTGGGCCGGGCCGACTACAAGATCGACGGACCGGGCGCGGACAAGGTGCTCGCCACCCTGCCGGCCGGCAGCGAGACCACCCGGATCACGTACGGCCGCACGGTCGTGCGCGCGGACGGCTCCTACAGCCTGCGCGACTACGAGGCGGTCGACGTGGACCACCCGCTGACCCGTGGGATGTTCGCGGTCCGGGCCGGCCGGGCGCCGCGCGGACCCGCCGAGGTGGCGGTCTCGGCGAGCCTCGCCAAGGCGGTCGGCGTCGGCGTCGGCGATCCACTGTGGACCGGCCTGCCGCTGCGCGAGCGGACCGTGGTGGGCCTCATCGACAGCGCCGAGGAGCTGGGCAAACCGATCGTGGTCAGCCCCGCCGACCACCCACTCGGCCCCAGCGGCCCGCACACCCTGGTGGGGCTGCCCGCCGGCGGACAAGGCTGGCAGCCGCCGAACCCCGCCACGCTCATGACCTGCCGGGACCAGGTGGGCGGTGGGCGGACCTGCACGTCAAGCTTCAGCACCTTCCACCGGCCCGACCTGCGGCCGGACGCCGCCGAGTTGGCCACCCGTACGGCGGCCTTCGTGCTGGTCGTCGGCTTCGCCGGTACGCAGGTGGCGCTGCTGGCCGGTGCGGCGTTCGCGGTCGGTGCCCGCCGGCAGCGGCGCGAGCTGGCCATGATGGGCGCGGTCGGGGCCGGGCCCGCGCAGGTCGCCCGGATGGTGCTGGCCAACGGGCTGGTCCTCGGCGCGTTCGCGGGCGTCTGCGGCGTCGGGCTGGGCGCGCTGGCGTACGGGCTGAACCGGGACCGGGTCGAGCGGATCGCCAACCATCCGCTGACCGAGGGCGTGCTACCCGTACCGTGGCTGGTCCTGATCGCCCTGTTCGCTGTCGCGGTCGGCCTGCTGGCGGCGCTCGGGCCGGCGCGCGCGGCGGCCCGGCAGTCGTTCCGGTCCGCGACCTCCGGCCGCGAGGAAGCGTCCCGGGGCGACAACCTGGTCTGGCTGGTCGGCGGCCTGCTGCTGGCCGGCGCCGGGGCGCTGGCCGCGCTGGTCGCGTCCGGAACGACCGATGGGGTCGTCACCGTCACGGCCGGCACGGTGGCCGTGCTGCTCGGCGTCACCGCGTTCGCCCCGGTGCTGGTGAGCATCGCCGGCCGGGCCGCGCCCCGGCTGCCGCTGGCCGTACGGCTGGCGGCCCGGCACGCCGCCCGGCACCGGCTGCGCACCGCCGCCTCGGTCGCCGCCGTCTGTACGGCCGTGGCCGGCAGCATGGCGCTGATGCTCTACCACTCGGCGGAGAGCGTCGACAGCATGGCGATCCAGCCGACCGCCCGCACCGGGCAGGTGCTCGTGCCGGCGGCGGTGGCCCAGCGGCTGACCCCGGAACGCCTCGGCGAGCTGGAGCGTTCGCTGCCCACCCGCGCGGTCGTGCCGGTACGCCCGGTCGCCGCCACCGCCGCGGCGCACACCGACAGCGCTCCCGAGTACGGGCAGACCGGGCTGCCCGCGTTCCCCTCCCAGCTGGTGGCCGTCGGCGGCGCGGAACTGATCCGCGCGGTGACCGGTGCGCAGGCGCCGCCGGAGGCCCTGGAGACGCTGCGCCGCGGCGGGGTCGTCGCCTTCGCGCCGTCCCTTGTGGACGGCGGCACGGTCGAGCTGATCCCCAGGGACGGCAGGCCCGCGTTCCGGCTCCCGGCGACCGTGGTGCCCGCACCGGACGTCTACACCGACGTGCCCGGCGCGGTCATCGCCGAACCCACCGCCGCCGCGCGCAAGCTCGCCGTCGAGACGGGCGGGCTGATCGTCGACACCACCCGGGTGCCCACCGGCGCCGAGCTGGTCGCCGCGAACTCGGTAGCGCTGGCCGCACAGGTCGAGGCGGGGGAGCACCTTCCAACGGAGATCACCGTCGGCAGCAAGCACAGCCCACACCGCAAGTACGGCCCGATGTTCCTGGTCCTGGCCGTGATCAGCGGGTTGGTCACGCTCGCCGCCAGCGCGGTCGCGGTCGGGCTGGCCACCGCGGAGATGCGCAACGACCTGTCCACCCTCGCCGCCGTCGGCGCCGGCCCACGGCTGCGGCGGCGGATCGCGGCGGCCCAGGCCGGCCTGATCGTCGGCCTCGGCGCGCTGCTCGGCGTCGCGGGCGGCATCGCGCCGGCGGCCGGCATGGTGGCGTTCCGCCGGGACCTGGCCTGGCAGGTGCCGTGGCTCCCACTGGCGATCACCGTGCTGGCGGCACCGGTGCTCGCCGTGGTCGCCACCACCCTGCTGACCCGGCCCCGGCTGATCCTGGTCCGCCGGATGGTGGTCTAA
- a CDS encoding VOC family protein, whose amino-acid sequence MTDKTSPAPAGHRSLSTFFAVYDSAKALEFYREAFGAEVVRRMDAPDGSVSHAEVRLGDSLFMMSEPMPAFGIVGPPAEGNAFTMTFWTADVDAVYERAVALGATALSPVADVFSGDRMGVLRCPFGVRWCIARHDRDVPDAEVEAAAREWMADQG is encoded by the coding sequence ATGACTGACAAAACCAGCCCGGCCCCCGCCGGTCACCGCTCGCTGTCGACCTTCTTCGCCGTGTACGACTCGGCGAAGGCGCTGGAGTTCTACCGGGAGGCGTTCGGCGCCGAGGTGGTACGCCGGATGGACGCGCCGGACGGGTCGGTGTCGCACGCCGAGGTGCGGCTGGGCGACTCGCTGTTCATGATGAGCGAGCCGATGCCGGCGTTCGGGATCGTCGGACCCCCGGCGGAGGGCAACGCCTTCACGATGACCTTCTGGACCGCGGACGTCGACGCGGTGTACGAGCGCGCGGTCGCGCTCGGCGCGACCGCGCTCTCACCCGTGGCGGACGTCTTCAGCGGCGACCGGATGGGCGTGCTGCGCTGCCCGTTCGGGGTGCGCTGGTGCATCGCCCGGCACGACCGTGACGTGCCCGACGCGGAGGTCGAGGCCGCCGCCCGGGAGTGGATGGCCGACCAGGGTTAG
- a CDS encoding helix-turn-helix domain-containing protein produces MDGDRLGQTRQQTTSEYGLLGVRGVDFRIDRVPASAGLAALVERHWLVSWDLPEGRRAPVTLLPHPCVNLIVDRGQAMIGGVGRERFTYECAGSGRVFGVKFRPGGFLPFLGQPVSQLTGEVRPLAWLWGAADAGRFAADLAACPDLDALVDVAERHLLAHWPAPDPEVARVGEVVRALLHDRSVTRVSDVSGRFGMSPRSLQRLFERYVGVSPKWVLQRYRLHEAAARLAEGTAGTWGEVAAELGYFDQSHFIRDFTRAVGMTPVAYADACTRHQHPVTT; encoded by the coding sequence GTGGACGGGGATCGGCTTGGACAAACGCGACAGCAGACGACCAGCGAGTACGGCCTGCTCGGGGTGCGCGGCGTCGACTTCCGGATCGACCGGGTGCCGGCATCGGCCGGGCTCGCCGCCCTGGTCGAGCGGCACTGGCTGGTCAGCTGGGACCTGCCCGAGGGCCGCCGCGCCCCGGTCACCCTCCTGCCGCACCCGTGCGTCAACCTGATCGTCGACCGGGGCCAGGCCATGATCGGCGGCGTCGGCCGCGAGCGCTTCACCTACGAGTGCGCCGGGAGCGGCCGCGTCTTCGGCGTCAAGTTCCGGCCGGGCGGGTTCCTGCCGTTCCTGGGCCAGCCGGTGTCCCAGCTGACCGGCGAGGTCCGGCCCCTGGCCTGGCTGTGGGGCGCCGCCGACGCCGGGCGGTTCGCCGCCGACCTGGCCGCCTGCCCCGACCTCGACGCGCTGGTCGACGTCGCCGAGCGGCACCTGCTCGCGCACTGGCCGGCGCCCGACCCGGAGGTGGCCCGGGTCGGCGAGGTCGTCCGCGCCCTGCTGCACGACCGGTCCGTCACCCGGGTGTCCGACGTGTCCGGGCGCTTCGGCATGTCGCCGCGCTCGCTGCAGCGCCTCTTCGAGCGGTACGTCGGAGTCAGCCCCAAATGGGTGCTGCAGCGCTACCGGCTACACGAGGCGGCCGCCCGGCTCGCCGAGGGCACCGCCGGCACCTGGGGCGAGGTGGCCGCCGAGCTGGGTTATTTCGACCAGTCCCACTTCATCCGCGACTTCACCCGCGCGGTCGGCATGACCCCGGTCGCCTACGCCGACGCCTGCACCCGCCACCAACACCCCGTCACCACCTGA